From one Bordetella genomosp. 9 genomic stretch:
- a CDS encoding nitroreductase family protein → MNTDLSPRVAPMAAGDDALAAGFHAVVAARRSIYAYEQKPVPRRLVEAAIADAIQAPNHHRTEPWRFHVFAGEGRARLAAAYEAAAARVNRDVAKAIQRAYDAPVMIVAVCMPAMGNPKVSEAEERYAVAAAVQTLMLSLAASGVDTLLTTGELAESPEVRALLGLEGSDARLMGVINVGYRNPERPARPRPPMNPAAFTTWCEAS, encoded by the coding sequence ATGAACACAGATCTCTCCCCGCGTGTCGCGCCCATGGCCGCCGGCGATGACGCCCTGGCGGCAGGCTTCCATGCCGTTGTCGCCGCGCGCCGGTCCATCTATGCCTACGAGCAGAAGCCGGTGCCCAGGCGCCTGGTCGAGGCGGCCATCGCGGATGCCATCCAGGCGCCCAATCACCATCGCACCGAACCGTGGCGCTTCCATGTGTTCGCCGGCGAGGGACGCGCACGGCTGGCGGCCGCCTACGAGGCCGCCGCGGCTAGAGTCAACCGTGACGTGGCGAAGGCGATCCAGCGTGCCTATGACGCGCCCGTCATGATCGTGGCGGTGTGCATGCCGGCGATGGGAAACCCGAAGGTCAGCGAGGCCGAAGAGCGTTACGCGGTGGCTGCCGCGGTGCAGACCTTGATGCTGTCGCTCGCCGCGTCGGGGGTGGACACGCTGCTGACCACGGGCGAGTTGGCGGAGTCGCCGGAAGTGCGCGCGCTGCTCGGCCTGGAAGGGTCGGACGCCCGGTTGATGGGCGTCATCAATGTGGGCTATCGCAACCCGGAGCGGCCGGCCCGCCCGCGCCCACCGATGAATCCCGCGGCGTTCACGACCTGGTGCGAGGCGTCATGA
- a CDS encoding extracellular solute-binding protein encodes MKSHRLIAAAAIAIVIAATGAGTARAEEVVLATWGGTWGKAIAEQAIAPFEKATGIKVRVVSGVSLVNIQMIAAQRASPKIDLVMATSQDAITAYDDGLLAPLDPARVGALASMPAFGAPRDAQGKVMFAGIWVYPYGIVYRTDKVQQPITCWKDLWRPDLANKVGVSSPRYMNGLFLLMSNRMAGGNEQDVTPGLDLIKKMGRNLLAVSDDSASQQRLLAQGEVWAVPMVSSAAYKLIDEGVKASFVIPCEGAPAGMDVIALVKNAPHPQAATRFMDFFLGADVIANVTRELKITPVNRDAKLTPEHARYTVSDEAFGKLVRFDERAVIANRAAWQDLWDRQIAPMTLR; translated from the coding sequence ATGAAATCGCATCGTTTGATCGCGGCCGCCGCGATCGCCATCGTCATTGCGGCAACCGGCGCGGGCACCGCGCGCGCCGAAGAAGTCGTCCTGGCCACCTGGGGCGGGACCTGGGGCAAGGCCATCGCCGAACAGGCGATCGCGCCCTTCGAAAAGGCAACGGGGATCAAGGTCCGCGTGGTATCAGGCGTGTCCCTGGTCAATATCCAGATGATCGCGGCGCAGCGCGCCAGCCCGAAGATAGACCTGGTGATGGCGACGTCACAGGATGCGATCACCGCCTACGACGATGGCTTGCTCGCGCCCCTGGATCCGGCACGGGTCGGCGCGCTCGCCAGCATGCCGGCGTTCGGCGCGCCGCGCGACGCCCAAGGCAAGGTCATGTTCGCCGGCATTTGGGTATACCCCTATGGCATCGTCTACCGCACCGACAAGGTCCAACAACCTATCACCTGTTGGAAGGACCTGTGGCGGCCGGACCTGGCGAACAAGGTAGGCGTTTCATCGCCTCGCTATATGAACGGCCTGTTCCTGTTGATGAGCAACCGCATGGCCGGCGGCAACGAGCAGGACGTGACGCCCGGCCTGGACCTGATCAAGAAGATGGGCCGCAACCTGTTGGCGGTGTCCGACGATTCCGCCAGCCAACAGCGGTTGCTGGCGCAGGGCGAGGTCTGGGCGGTCCCGATGGTGTCGAGCGCCGCGTACAAACTGATTGACGAAGGCGTCAAGGCAAGTTTCGTCATTCCCTGCGAAGGCGCGCCTGCCGGCATGGACGTGATCGCATTGGTGAAGAACGCGCCGCACCCGCAGGCCGCCACCCGGTTCATGGATTTCTTCCTGGGCGCGGACGTCATCGCCAACGTCACCCGGGAGTTGAAGATCACACCGGTCAACCGCGACGCCAAGCTGACCCCGGAGCATGCCAGGTATACGGTGTCGGACGAAGCCTTCGGAAAATTGGTCCGCTTCGACGAGCGCGCCGTCATCGCGAACCGCGCCGCGTGGCAAGACCTGTGGGACCGGCAGATCGCCCCCATGACGCTGCGTTGA
- a CDS encoding alpha/beta fold hydrolase codes for MPFITANGIRTFFRSVGEGPPLLLIAGNGMDHKAFDEQLPLFARDFRCIVYDMRGVGQSDIPDDGYTIKEMAKDALALLDALDIPACHVGGYSLGGAIALECALAAPRRIRTLSLYASYDRPDPYLRLRYDLLIKVLEDATPEIWALFSAYSAFGEAYVNANEASVRQEIARRVARGAQDDARATRGLMGHYQAILSHDVADRLGEIKVPTWIAAGSDDHVMPPHYARRMHAAIAGSRLEIFPDRPHRLLNFHAEPFTARAHDFLLEHR; via the coding sequence ATGCCTTTCATCACGGCCAACGGTATACGTACCTTCTTCCGCAGCGTCGGGGAAGGACCTCCCCTGCTCCTGATCGCAGGCAACGGCATGGACCATAAGGCCTTCGACGAGCAGTTGCCGTTATTCGCCCGCGATTTCCGGTGCATCGTCTACGACATGCGCGGTGTCGGGCAGAGCGATATCCCGGACGACGGATACACGATCAAGGAAATGGCGAAGGATGCCCTCGCGCTGCTGGACGCGCTGGACATTCCCGCCTGCCACGTCGGCGGCTATTCTCTGGGCGGCGCGATCGCGCTGGAATGCGCCCTGGCGGCCCCGCGCCGCATCAGGACGCTGTCGCTGTACGCGAGCTACGATCGTCCGGACCCCTACTTGCGGTTGCGCTACGACCTGCTGATCAAGGTGCTGGAAGACGCCACGCCCGAGATCTGGGCGCTCTTCAGCGCCTACTCCGCCTTTGGCGAAGCCTACGTCAACGCCAACGAGGCGAGCGTACGGCAGGAAATCGCGCGGCGCGTGGCGCGTGGGGCGCAGGACGATGCGCGCGCCACGCGCGGGCTGATGGGGCACTACCAGGCGATCCTGTCGCATGACGTGGCCGACCGGCTCGGCGAAATCAAGGTGCCGACCTGGATCGCCGCCGGCTCGGACGACCACGTCATGCCGCCGCACTATGCAAGGCGCATGCATGCGGCGATCGCGGGTTCGCGCCTGGAGATTTTTCCCGATCGGCCGCATCGCCTACTGAATTTCCACGCCGAGCCTTTCACGGCGCGGGCCCACGACTTTCTGCTGGAACACAGGTAG
- the folE gene encoding GTP cyclohydrolase I, whose amino-acid sequence MTRYSPVRFATQAGTDPSLTVADRIRRRLRDAGVRYHANDNIAPYIEPGELAALQDEVAGKLQEVLESLVIDTVGDHNTLDTAARVARMFIQETFQGRYLPRPDITQFPNAERLDQLMVVGPIRIRSACSHHMCPILGHVWIGVLPNPDSRLIGLSKYARLCDWILGRPQIQEEAISMLADELEAQVRPDGLGILMEADHLCMQWRGVKQHETMMRSSLMRGRLLEDSDLRRQFIDLARHGR is encoded by the coding sequence CTGACACGATACTCACCCGTTCGATTCGCCACGCAGGCAGGCACCGACCCGAGCCTGACGGTGGCGGACCGCATCCGCCGGCGCCTGCGCGACGCCGGCGTCCGCTACCATGCCAATGACAACATCGCGCCATACATCGAACCTGGCGAGCTGGCCGCGCTGCAGGATGAAGTGGCCGGCAAGCTCCAGGAAGTACTGGAATCGCTGGTCATAGACACGGTCGGCGACCACAACACTCTGGATACCGCGGCGCGCGTGGCGCGCATGTTCATTCAGGAAACCTTCCAGGGCCGCTATCTGCCGCGTCCCGATATCACACAGTTTCCCAATGCTGAACGCCTGGACCAGTTGATGGTCGTCGGCCCGATCCGCATCCGCAGCGCGTGCTCGCACCACATGTGTCCCATCCTGGGCCATGTCTGGATAGGCGTACTGCCCAACCCCGACTCGCGCCTGATCGGCCTTTCCAAATATGCACGGTTGTGCGACTGGATCCTGGGGCGTCCACAGATCCAGGAAGAAGCGATATCGATGCTCGCCGACGAGCTGGAAGCCCAGGTCCGTCCGGACGGGCTCGGGATACTGATGGAAGCCGACCACCTGTGCATGCAGTGGCGCGGCGTCAAGCAACATGAAACGATGATGCGCAGCAGCCTCATGCGAGGCCGGTTGCTGGAAGACAGCGACCTGCGCAGGCAGTTCATCGATCTGGCGCGACACGGCCGATAA
- a CDS encoding isopenicillin N synthase family dioxygenase produces the protein MSTMNTTPPVETQGTRIPLLDLTRLRHPDIDVRRKLGRELAELCRTVGFFYIVNHGVDVAKIDGMFYQAKRFFALPEHEKVALSMTSNPHWRGYLPMRMLGNDAEMKGNMLESFHVWQEHADDDPGLLANKPLHARNIWPAALPGLRPAALAYVAEVTELAKQMMRLAALGLDLPEDTFVRYFTNPISLLRLIHYPPQQPADPADIYGTRPHTDNGAFTLLAQDQTGGLEIMGPDGDWLPVPPVAGSFVINLGEMMKVWTNGLFRATPHRVINKFGKDRYSSPFFLNPDYDHVVAPVMHGEAGAVEPVFHTTVGRDEAATCGEILTRLYRRIWPSALEGQVK, from the coding sequence ATGAGCACGATGAATACGACACCACCCGTGGAGACGCAAGGCACACGCATTCCGCTGCTGGATCTGACCCGCCTGCGGCACCCCGACATCGACGTCCGCCGGAAGCTCGGCCGCGAACTGGCGGAGCTCTGTCGAACCGTCGGTTTCTTCTACATCGTCAATCATGGCGTGGACGTGGCGAAGATCGACGGCATGTTCTACCAGGCGAAGCGCTTCTTCGCCCTGCCCGAACATGAGAAAGTCGCCCTGTCCATGACGAGCAACCCGCACTGGCGCGGCTATCTGCCCATGAGAATGCTCGGCAACGACGCCGAGATGAAGGGCAATATGCTGGAGAGCTTCCATGTCTGGCAGGAGCATGCCGATGACGACCCGGGACTGCTGGCGAACAAGCCACTGCACGCGCGAAATATCTGGCCGGCGGCGCTGCCCGGCTTGCGGCCGGCGGCGCTTGCCTATGTCGCCGAGGTCACCGAGCTGGCAAAACAGATGATGCGGCTGGCCGCGCTAGGCCTGGACCTGCCTGAAGACACGTTCGTGCGCTATTTCACGAATCCGATCTCGCTGCTGCGCCTGATCCACTATCCGCCGCAGCAGCCGGCCGACCCGGCCGACATCTATGGCACCCGGCCGCATACCGACAATGGCGCATTTACCCTGTTGGCGCAGGACCAGACCGGCGGACTGGAGATCATGGGCCCGGACGGCGACTGGCTTCCCGTCCCGCCCGTCGCGGGCAGCTTCGTGATCAACCTGGGCGAGATGATGAAGGTCTGGACCAACGGCCTGTTCCGCGCCACGCCGCACCGGGTGATCAACAAGTTCGGCAAGGACCGCTATTCCAGCCCGTTCTTCCTTAACCCGGATTACGACCATGTGGTCGCGCCGGTGATGCACGGCGAAGCGGGCGCGGTGGAGCCCGTGTTCCACACCACCGTGGGCCGAGACGAGGCCGCGACGTGCGGAGAAATCCTGACGCGGCTGTACCGCCGCATATGGCCGTCGGCGCTGGAGGGACAGGTCAAGTAG
- a CDS encoding tripartite tricarboxylate transporter substrate-binding protein: protein MSKPVSHPPIVPLSAGSCTRRDAFRLLAAAALLALPGASALAEKPLRIVVPFSAGSTIDSLARLVAATLPEVSDYKAVFVENRSGAAGIIGTNTVVRAQPDGYTLLLQANGLTTTPAVRDDLPFDTLKDLSPVILVGTTPYAFIAPASLPAVSLGELFDQARKSGQKISFGTSGLGSQSQFVLVQLAQRAKVEFLEVPFRGQAEIMLGVMGDQVQLGMMNLPSALQQMQDKRIKLLATITKARTPMTPAVPTVAESGLGDLEESAWYGFLAPANTPPAVIAALNKGIAATLRRPEAQAKLAEMGLDVVASSPEAFATKLKQETARYRAIADEQNLRARQQ, encoded by the coding sequence ATGTCGAAGCCTGTGTCGCATCCCCCCATTGTTCCCTTGTCCGCCGGGTCCTGTACGCGGCGGGACGCATTCCGCTTGCTGGCCGCCGCCGCGCTGCTGGCGCTTCCCGGGGCATCCGCGCTTGCGGAAAAGCCATTGCGCATCGTCGTGCCATTCTCGGCGGGTTCCACCATCGATTCGCTGGCACGACTGGTGGCCGCGACATTGCCCGAGGTGTCGGACTACAAGGCCGTCTTCGTGGAGAATCGTTCCGGCGCCGCGGGCATCATCGGCACCAATACCGTGGTGCGCGCCCAGCCGGACGGCTACACCCTATTGCTGCAGGCCAACGGCCTGACTACGACGCCCGCGGTCAGGGATGACCTGCCCTTCGATACCTTGAAGGACCTGTCGCCGGTTATCCTGGTCGGCACGACCCCGTACGCGTTTATCGCACCGGCGAGCCTGCCGGCGGTTTCCCTGGGCGAATTATTCGACCAGGCACGCAAATCCGGCCAGAAGATCAGCTTCGGGACCAGCGGCCTGGGCAGCCAGAGCCAGTTTGTCCTGGTGCAGCTGGCTCAGCGGGCCAAGGTCGAGTTCCTGGAAGTGCCGTTCAGGGGGCAGGCCGAGATCATGCTGGGCGTCATGGGCGACCAGGTGCAACTGGGCATGATGAACCTGCCTTCGGCCTTGCAGCAGATGCAGGACAAGCGGATCAAGCTGCTCGCGACCATCACCAAGGCCCGCACGCCGATGACGCCCGCGGTGCCCACGGTGGCTGAATCGGGGTTGGGCGATCTGGAAGAGTCCGCGTGGTACGGATTTCTTGCTCCCGCGAATACGCCCCCCGCCGTCATCGCGGCTTTGAACAAGGGCATCGCGGCGACCCTGCGCCGGCCGGAGGCCCAGGCCAAGCTGGCCGAGATGGGGTTGGACGTGGTCGCCAGCAGTCCCGAGGCCTTCGCCACGAAACTCAAGCAGGAAACTGCGCGATATCGTGCGATCGCCGACGAACAGAATCTGCGTGCACGCCAGCAGTAG
- a CDS encoding metal-dependent hydrolase family protein, which produces MAKILDFLGATLIDGTGGLAIENGNMRVADGRVVAVWQGKARPAAAEAPADEAVDTRGATIMPGLIDTHCHISYGEGRAAEEIDVYGGAEWAAVRAVWNAGKVLQSGVTTICDPGSTWNVAVTCRDAILNGMYPGPRVAAGGRHISADGGFADYFPSWLGMPVSAEGVLCHNRDDMLQEVRRQVKNRVDVVKISGDSQAQESNLDAGPCFTADEMTAIVQMSHQLGRKVTIHARYAGTVAMAARAGVDWLIHASYMKAEDVGMVRDLGIPICPTMTFAANIVQHGSEVGVDPNYIEHKRRELDALVRIHTRCIEAGIPMMMGSESGFAVTPYGEWHSRELELMVELLGMRPMDAIVAATANNARALGWEDRVGTLAPGRWADFLVVDGDPLINIGILADPKRIRAVYKGGEQVERPASPSPERRRMAHERGFSVSTAILRRAA; this is translated from the coding sequence ATGGCGAAGATCCTCGACTTCCTTGGTGCCACGCTGATCGATGGCACCGGTGGCCTGGCCATCGAGAACGGCAACATGCGCGTCGCCGACGGCCGGGTGGTCGCGGTGTGGCAGGGCAAGGCGCGGCCCGCCGCCGCCGAAGCACCCGCGGACGAAGCCGTGGATACGCGCGGCGCCACCATCATGCCGGGGTTGATCGACACCCACTGCCATATCTCCTATGGCGAGGGTAGGGCGGCCGAGGAAATCGACGTCTACGGCGGCGCCGAGTGGGCCGCCGTGCGCGCCGTCTGGAATGCCGGCAAGGTCCTGCAAAGCGGCGTGACGACCATCTGCGATCCGGGCTCCACCTGGAACGTGGCGGTGACCTGTCGCGACGCCATCCTGAACGGCATGTACCCGGGGCCCCGGGTCGCGGCCGGCGGCCGGCATATCAGCGCGGATGGGGGTTTCGCCGACTATTTTCCCAGCTGGCTGGGCATGCCGGTCTCGGCGGAAGGCGTCCTGTGCCACAACCGGGACGACATGCTGCAAGAGGTGCGGCGGCAGGTCAAGAACCGCGTCGACGTGGTGAAGATCAGCGGCGACAGCCAGGCGCAGGAATCCAATCTGGACGCCGGCCCGTGCTTCACCGCCGACGAAATGACGGCCATCGTGCAGATGTCCCACCAACTGGGCCGCAAGGTCACCATCCACGCGCGCTATGCCGGCACCGTGGCCATGGCGGCGCGTGCGGGCGTGGACTGGCTTATCCATGCCTCCTACATGAAGGCGGAAGACGTCGGCATGGTGCGCGATCTTGGCATTCCCATCTGTCCCACCATGACCTTCGCCGCCAACATCGTGCAGCACGGCAGCGAGGTGGGCGTGGATCCGAACTACATCGAGCACAAGCGCCGCGAACTGGATGCCCTGGTCAGGATCCACACCCGGTGCATCGAGGCGGGCATCCCGATGATGATGGGATCCGAGTCGGGCTTCGCGGTCACCCCGTACGGGGAATGGCACAGCCGGGAACTGGAGTTGATGGTCGAGTTGCTGGGCATGCGGCCGATGGACGCCATCGTCGCCGCCACCGCCAACAATGCCAGAGCGCTGGGTTGGGAAGACCGGGTCGGCACGCTGGCGCCGGGACGGTGGGCCGACTTCCTGGTCGTCGACGGCGATCCCCTGATCAATATCGGCATCCTCGCGGACCCCAAGCGCATCCGCGCGGTCTACAAGGGCGGCGAGCAGGTCGAGCGCCCCGCGTCGCCGTCGCCCGAGCGCCGGCGCATGGCGCATGAGCGCGGATTCTCGGTATCGACGGCGATATTGCGGCGCGCTGCCTGA
- a CDS encoding amidohydrolase family protein, which produces MDQLIISADSHVFEPQDLWINALGKRFGDKVPHGVKNFEGHEGSFFYLGRPGEAARMDELVAADSKDRRLEDLSKAGSDPVYRLQLMDSDHIAAEVLNPTWGLWIPRMPDNAARNACAEVYNDWIQEYCSQDLKRLLAIAMIPIVDVDWAIKELDRVIKRGARGVMIGTSPVDDAAPYRDRKYDRFWAAAEEAGLPVTLHIVTGKVRDPFTYHGDKERENVPASFLDLFQEAAPVLANEFIFGGIFDRFPRLKVFLSEYDASWLPILKYRVNRIETFPGFDNLKKKPAGRYIEENIYAGVINDPLAAKLRTEIGVDRIMWGSDFPHPPCPYPNTTQNVERVLGDMSPEDRFKVVAGNAMKLYNIEL; this is translated from the coding sequence ATGGACCAACTCATCATCTCGGCCGACTCCCACGTCTTCGAACCGCAGGATCTCTGGATCAATGCATTGGGCAAGCGCTTCGGCGACAAGGTGCCCCACGGCGTCAAGAACTTCGAAGGCCATGAGGGATCGTTCTTTTACCTCGGGCGTCCCGGCGAGGCCGCGCGGATGGACGAACTGGTCGCCGCCGATAGCAAGGACCGCCGGCTGGAGGATCTGTCCAAGGCCGGATCCGATCCGGTGTACCGGCTCCAACTGATGGATTCCGACCACATCGCCGCGGAGGTCCTCAACCCGACCTGGGGACTGTGGATTCCCCGCATGCCGGACAACGCGGCGCGCAATGCCTGCGCCGAGGTCTACAACGATTGGATCCAGGAATATTGTTCGCAGGACCTGAAGCGCCTGCTCGCCATCGCGATGATCCCCATCGTCGACGTGGACTGGGCGATCAAGGAACTGGACCGAGTCATCAAGCGCGGCGCGCGCGGCGTGATGATAGGCACCAGCCCCGTGGATGACGCGGCTCCCTACCGCGATCGCAAGTACGACCGCTTCTGGGCCGCCGCCGAGGAAGCCGGGCTGCCCGTCACCCTGCATATCGTCACGGGCAAGGTGCGCGACCCGTTCACCTACCACGGTGACAAGGAGCGCGAAAACGTGCCTGCCAGCTTCCTCGACTTATTCCAGGAAGCCGCGCCCGTGCTGGCGAATGAATTCATCTTCGGCGGGATCTTCGACCGTTTCCCGCGGCTGAAGGTGTTCCTGTCGGAGTACGACGCGTCCTGGCTGCCCATCCTGAAGTACCGCGTCAATCGTATCGAGACCTTCCCCGGTTTCGATAACCTGAAGAAGAAGCCCGCCGGTCGCTATATCGAGGAAAACATCTACGCCGGCGTCATCAACGATCCGCTGGCTGCCAAGCTGCGCACCGAGATCGGCGTGGACCGCATCATGTGGGGTTCGGATTTCCCGCACCCGCCGTGCCCTTATCCGAACACGACGCAGAACGTCGAGCGCGTGCTCGGCGACATGTCGCCGGAAGACCGCTTCAAGGTGGTCGCCGGCAATGCGATGAAGCTCTACAACATCGAGCTTTGA
- a CDS encoding ABC transporter permease: MRGHLDGFRRLRRPAGFSVVWALRASALLLLLAPILLVVVSSFGAHAYTTIPPTELSLRWYANIFARDEFTSSFLASLGIAAIVTPVSVLTGTLAAYGMWKYRLRLSPVLEPLLMSPILLPLVVTGLALLAFINRVGLGPGYAAIALGHVIITFPYSFRSVLAALRRYDRQMDDAAASLRARPWDAFRHVTLPLIRPGLFAGALFAFVMSFDDFAMTIFLIAPGTGTLPIAIYQYMEFNLDPTVSAVSTLLILMAIGGVWLVERTIGMERFIGTKA, encoded by the coding sequence ATGCGCGGACATCTTGACGGCTTCCGCCGGCTCAGGCGGCCGGCCGGCTTTTCCGTGGTCTGGGCCCTGCGCGCGAGCGCGCTGCTGTTGCTGCTCGCGCCTATCCTGCTGGTGGTGGTTTCTTCATTCGGCGCGCACGCGTACACCACCATCCCGCCCACCGAGCTTTCGCTGCGCTGGTACGCCAACATCTTCGCCCGGGACGAGTTCACGTCCAGCTTTCTCGCCAGCCTGGGCATCGCGGCCATCGTCACGCCTGTATCCGTGCTGACCGGAACGCTGGCTGCCTACGGGATGTGGAAATACCGGTTGCGCCTGTCGCCCGTGCTGGAACCGCTCCTGATGTCGCCCATCCTGCTGCCGCTGGTCGTGACGGGACTGGCGCTGCTCGCTTTCATCAACCGCGTCGGCCTGGGGCCGGGCTACGCGGCCATCGCGCTCGGGCACGTGATCATCACGTTTCCCTACAGCTTCCGTTCCGTCCTGGCGGCGCTGCGCCGTTACGACAGGCAGATGGACGATGCGGCGGCCAGCCTGCGCGCGCGTCCTTGGGACGCCTTCCGCCATGTGACCCTGCCGCTGATACGGCCGGGCCTGTTCGCCGGCGCGCTGTTCGCCTTCGTCATGTCGTTCGACGATTTCGCCATGACGATATTCCTGATCGCGCCGGGCACCGGCACGCTGCCGATCGCGATCTACCAATACATGGAATTCAACCTGGACCCGACCGTATCCGCGGTGTCGACGCTGCTCATCCTGATGGCGATCGGTGGTGTATGGCTGGTCGAGCGGACCATCGGGATGGAAAGATTCATCGGAACAAAGGCATAG
- a CDS encoding ABC transporter permease produces MTPPGHTAAARTAPRATRTPAGAGKAARPWAWRGWLLVLPALAIFAIFVAAIAALLAFSLYAQGTMGGELSGGPTLRVYAQALSNPLYLAAIWTTFRLSAIATLGSLALGLPVAYWIVRSPSARLRTALIMLVAIPFMTSLVVRLYALTLVLGNTGLINRLLHGLGILPENDFLPLIRNEASVATGLVYFVLPFVIFTLAAGFRRHDRTLEEAAQNLGADEVSTFFRVTLPLLMPGIAAAGTLAFVLAGTAFATPLLLGGGAVRMIANAIYDRAMYGGGMPVAAALSALALLFTMACLYVAGRLTRRQHARTS; encoded by the coding sequence ATGACGCCGCCGGGACACACCGCCGCGGCCCGCACGGCGCCACGCGCCACCCGTACGCCAGCGGGAGCGGGCAAGGCCGCGAGGCCCTGGGCTTGGCGCGGATGGCTGCTGGTGCTGCCAGCGCTGGCGATATTCGCCATATTCGTCGCCGCGATCGCCGCGCTGCTGGCCTTCAGCCTGTATGCCCAGGGGACCATGGGCGGCGAGCTGAGCGGTGGGCCGACGTTGCGGGTCTACGCGCAAGCGTTGTCGAATCCTCTCTACCTGGCCGCGATCTGGACCACTTTCCGCCTGTCTGCCATCGCCACGCTGGGCAGCCTGGCCCTGGGGCTGCCGGTCGCGTACTGGATCGTACGCAGCCCCAGCGCGCGATTGCGCACGGCGCTGATCATGCTCGTGGCGATCCCCTTCATGACCAGCCTGGTCGTACGACTCTATGCGCTCACCCTGGTGCTGGGGAATACCGGCCTGATCAACCGCCTGCTGCACGGCCTGGGCATCCTGCCGGAAAACGACTTCCTGCCGCTGATCCGCAATGAAGCCAGCGTGGCGACAGGCCTGGTTTACTTCGTGCTGCCGTTCGTCATCTTCACCTTGGCCGCGGGCTTTCGCCGCCATGACCGCACGCTGGAGGAAGCCGCGCAGAACCTGGGCGCCGACGAAGTCTCGACGTTCTTCCGTGTGACGCTGCCGCTGCTGATGCCCGGCATCGCGGCGGCCGGGACGCTGGCGTTCGTACTGGCGGGTACCGCGTTCGCCACGCCCCTGTTGCTGGGTGGCGGCGCCGTCCGCATGATCGCCAACGCCATCTACGATCGCGCGATGTACGGTGGCGGCATGCCCGTCGCGGCGGCCTTGAGCGCGCTGGCCCTGCTGTTCACGATGGCCTGCCTGTATGTCGCCGGCCGGCTGACAAGGAGACAACATGCGCGGACATCTTGA
- a CDS encoding ABC transporter ATP-binding protein yields MTTAVLATGPAAAAPARDEVLSVRDVDIRYGHATIVSDATFTVHRGEFITLLGPSGSGKTSLLRTIAGFVPASRGEIRLQGESMKDVPPYRRDVGLVFQNYALFPHMTVAENLAFGPRMTRVSAGEIEARIQESLSHVRLSQYAARYPHELSGGQQQRVAIARALAMRPSLLLLDEPMSNLDARLRAEMRVELTALLKKLCVTAVSVTHSQDEALAMSDRVIVMAEGGIRQIGTPGEIYLHPVDQFVAGFVGAANIVPAEYVGVRDGLPVFKTCWGQAIPVRAGAAEIERAALLLIRPESICVLRAAALPGDGEPVSHVTGRIVHRCYMGSHLELRVDVGACELMARQPVGADVEEFPLGERVVLQWPCHAVQVVRP; encoded by the coding sequence ATGACAACGGCTGTCCTAGCGACAGGGCCGGCTGCCGCCGCGCCTGCGCGCGACGAAGTGCTCAGCGTTCGAGACGTGGATATCCGCTACGGACACGCCACCATCGTTTCGGACGCGACTTTCACCGTCCATCGAGGCGAGTTCATCACCCTGCTGGGACCCAGCGGTAGCGGCAAGACGTCGCTGCTGCGGACCATCGCGGGCTTCGTGCCGGCCAGCCGGGGCGAGATCCGCCTGCAGGGCGAGTCGATGAAGGACGTTCCGCCATATCGGCGCGACGTGGGGCTGGTATTCCAGAACTACGCGCTGTTCCCTCACATGACCGTCGCGGAAAACCTGGCGTTCGGGCCGCGCATGACGCGCGTGTCCGCCGGCGAGATCGAAGCGCGTATCCAGGAGTCACTGTCCCATGTGCGGCTGAGCCAGTACGCCGCTCGTTATCCGCACGAACTGTCGGGCGGACAGCAGCAGCGCGTTGCCATCGCACGGGCGCTGGCGATGCGGCCATCGCTGCTCCTGCTGGACGAGCCCATGTCCAACCTGGACGCCCGCCTGCGCGCCGAGATGCGGGTGGAACTGACCGCGTTGCTGAAGAAGCTGTGCGTGACCGCGGTGTCGGTGACGCACAGCCAGGACGAAGCGCTGGCCATGTCCGACCGCGTCATCGTCATGGCGGAAGGCGGGATACGACAGATCGGCACGCCGGGAGAGATCTATCTGCACCCCGTCGACCAGTTCGTGGCCGGTTTCGTCGGCGCCGCGAACATCGTGCCCGCCGAATATGTCGGCGTACGCGATGGCCTGCCCGTGTTCAAGACCTGTTGGGGGCAGGCGATTCCGGTCCGGGCCGGCGCGGCGGAAATCGAACGGGCTGCCCTGCTGCTTATCCGGCCTGAAAGCATATGCGTGTTGCGCGCGGCCGCGCTACCTGGCGATGGCGAACCCGTGTCCCATGTGACCGGTCGGATCGTCCACCGCTGTTATATGGGCTCGCATCTGGAGCTTCGCGTGGACGTGGGCGCCTGCGAGCTGATGGCGCGGCAGCCCGTCGGTGCGGACGTCGAAGAATTCCCGTTGGGAGAGCGTGTCGTCCTGCAGTGGCCCTGTCATGCCGTCCAGGTGGTGCGTCCATGA